The Streptomyces camelliae genome segment CGCCGGCTGGAAGGCCGCTGGACTCCGGGTCGGGTCACCCGGTGATGTCCTGGCGCCGGGACGGCACACGTGGCACGATTCCAGCACGCCTTCCCTGCCCGAAAGCAGTTGCACGGCAGTGGATCGAGCGTTGTGTGTGCCGGTCCGCGCAAGGCCGTACGCGTTCGTACGAGCGAGACCGAGCCCCCTGTGATCCATGGCAGCCGGCCGCGTTCACCGCTTGCCCGGTGCCGTCCGGGCTGCGTGTCACCTCACCGTCGTGCCGCCATCGGCTCTACGTCCCACGTGTCCCACGTGTCCATGTGTCCCACGTGTCCCACCTGCTGTTTTGCGTGTTCCACGTGCCCATGCCGTCGAGACCCCGACAGAAGTGGATTCCAGATATGCCGAGGCTGTGCAAGCCGGCGATGAGTGCGCCGGAGTATGTCATCACGGTGGAAGAGACCCTGGAGTTCGCGCGGAAGGCGCATGCGGGCAAGCCGCAGCTTCCGCTGGCGTTGCGTCTGATCCGTAACACGGGTGTGCAGAAGCGGCACATCGTGCAGCCCATCGAGCAGACCCTGCGGCACCCGGGGTTCGAGGAGCGCAACCGCATCTACGAGGCGGAGTCGAAGAAGCGCACGCCGGAGGTCATCGAGCGGGCTCTGGCCCATGCCGAGCTGCCGGCCCGTGACATCGACGCGATCATCTATGTGTCGTGCACCGGGTTCATGATGCCGTCGCTGACGGCGTGGCTGATCAACAAGCTGGGCTTTCGTTCCGACACCCGGCAGATCCCGATCGCGCAGCTGGGCTGCGCGGCCGGTGGTGCGGCGATCAACCGGGCCCACGACTTCTGTGTGGCTCATCCCGGCAGCAACGTGCTGATCGTCTCCTGCGAGCTGTGCTCGCTGTGCTACCAGCCCAGTGCCGACGACATCGGCTCGCTGTTGTCGGACGGTCTGTTCGGTGACGCGGTCGCCGCGGCTGTGGTGCGGGGCGATGGTGGTGTGGGTATCGAGCTGGAGCGCAATGCGTCGTATCTGATCCCGCACACGGAGGACTGGATCTCGTACGCGGTGAAGGACACCGGGTTCCATTTCCAGTTGGACCGGCGTGTGCCGGGGACGATGGAGCCGCTGGCGCCGGTGTTGCGGGAGCTGGCCAAGGACCACAGCTGGGACGCGGGGAAGCTGGACTTCTACATCGTGCACGCCGGTGGTCCGCGCATC includes the following:
- a CDS encoding type III polyketide synthase, with translation MPRLCKPAMSAPEYVITVEETLEFARKAHAGKPQLPLALRLIRNTGVQKRHIVQPIEQTLRHPGFEERNRIYEAESKKRTPEVIERALAHAELPARDIDAIIYVSCTGFMMPSLTAWLINKLGFRSDTRQIPIAQLGCAAGGAAINRAHDFCVAHPGSNVLIVSCELCSLCYQPSADDIGSLLSDGLFGDAVAAAVVRGDGGVGIELERNASYLIPHTEDWISYAVKDTGFHFQLDRRVPGTMEPLAPVLRELAKDHSWDAGKLDFYIVHAGGPRILDDLAKYLEVDRGVFRHSWSTLNEYGNIASAVVLEAARRLMEEDTPAPGATGLIAGFGPGITAEMALGTWADGSAQS